The Deltaproteobacteria bacterium DNA window GACTTGCCGCCGAAAAGAATCCCGACCCGTATCTTTTTACCCATGTTCACGCCCCCTTATTTCACGCCGATGTACTGGAACCGGTAGTCAAAAACGGCCCGGATATTCAGACGTTTGAGTTTAATATGGTCCGGAAAGCCCGGGTAAGGGGCGGCCCGGTGCAGCGCTTCGAGAGCGGCTTCGTCCAGGACGGCATGGCCCGAGGAGGAATCCAGGACGACCCGCAGGAGCCTCCCGTCGCTGCTCAAGGTAAAGACAGCCATGAGCCGGCCGCCTGCGATGTTTTTCTGGGCTCCAGCCGGGTAGATCCAATGATTTTTGATCCGGTTCTTAATCTGGTGCATGTAGGAAAGATATTCAGGCGCCTTACTTTCCAGGGAAATGGTGTCCTCATTCTCTGAATCGGCGTCAAGGACCGCCTTTACAGAGGTTTTCGAGGCCTTATCAGTTAGAACCCTGTCAGCCGTTTTTTTCAACTCTTCAAGCACGGGTTTTTTCAGGGAAGCAACGTCAATTTCCACTTCCATGACTAGCGGCGGACTGCTCATTGAGGCTGGTAATGGCGGCGCATATTGAAGCAAGGCGAAGCCCAGGATGTGAACCCAGGCTGAAATGACCAGGGCCAGGCCCAGGTCCAGCCCCTGGCGCCGCTGCCCGTCAGAGTTAATCATCCCCGACCCATAAATGTTCCTTTTTACGGTCGAACCACCATTGAGCCCAGTCCGTCTCCATGATCGCCTGGAAAAGGTCCTGGCCGACTTCTG harbors:
- a CDS encoding energy transducer TonB; the protein is MINSDGQRRQGLDLGLALVISAWVHILGFALLQYAPPLPASMSSPPLVMEVEIDVASLKKPVLEELKKTADRVLTDKASKTSVKAVLDADSENEDTISLESKAPEYLSYMHQIKNRIKNHWIYPAGAQKNIAGGRLMAVFTLSSDGRLLRVVLDSSSGHAVLDEAALEALHRAAPYPGFPDHIKLKRLNIRAVFDYRFQYIGVK